A genomic segment from Streptomyces sp. NBC_00654 encodes:
- the guaA gene encoding glutamine-hydrolyzing GMP synthase encodes MPAAPPAAPDTTADVVLVVDFGAQYAQLIARRVREARVYSEIVPSTMPVAEMLARNPRAIILSGGPSSVYAPGAPTLDRALFEAGVPVFGMCYGFQLMATTLGGTVDDNGAREYGRTGLTVSKTGSTLFEGTPAEQSVWMSHGDACSAAPEGFTVTASTDVVPVAAFENDEKKLYGVQYHPEVLHSTHGQQVLEHFLYRGAGIEPNWTTTNVVEEQVALIREQVGTKRAICALSGGVDSAVAAALVQKAIGSQLTCVYVDHGLMRKGETEQVEKDFVAATGVKLKVVDAEKRFLDALAGVSDPEQKRKIIGREFIRVFEQAQAELIAEAGAAGEDVAFLVQGTLYPDVVESGGGTGTANIKSHHNVGGLPDDIEFQLVEPLRQLFKDEVRMVGQELGLPEEIVQRQPFPGPGLGIRIVGEVTKDRLDLLREADAIAREELTAAGLDRDIWQCPVVLLADVRSVGVQGDGRTYGHPIVLRPVSSEDAMTADWSRLPYETLAKISTRITNEVADVNRVVLDVTSKPPGTIEWE; translated from the coding sequence GTGCCAGCAGCACCCCCCGCCGCCCCCGACACCACGGCCGACGTGGTCCTCGTTGTCGACTTCGGCGCGCAGTACGCCCAGCTCATCGCCCGCCGTGTCCGTGAGGCCCGGGTCTACAGCGAGATCGTCCCGTCCACCATGCCGGTGGCCGAGATGCTGGCCAGGAACCCCCGCGCGATCATCCTGTCCGGCGGCCCGTCCTCGGTGTACGCGCCTGGCGCGCCCACCCTCGACCGCGCGCTGTTCGAGGCCGGGGTTCCGGTGTTCGGCATGTGCTACGGCTTCCAGCTGATGGCCACCACGCTCGGCGGCACCGTCGACGACAACGGCGCCCGCGAGTACGGCCGTACCGGGCTCACCGTCTCCAAGACCGGCTCCACGCTCTTCGAGGGCACGCCCGCCGAGCAGTCGGTGTGGATGTCGCACGGCGACGCCTGCTCCGCCGCCCCCGAGGGCTTCACCGTCACCGCGTCCACCGACGTCGTACCGGTCGCCGCCTTCGAGAACGACGAGAAGAAGCTCTACGGCGTCCAGTACCACCCGGAGGTCCTGCACTCCACGCACGGCCAGCAGGTCCTGGAGCACTTCCTCTACCGGGGCGCGGGCATCGAGCCCAACTGGACGACGACCAATGTGGTCGAGGAGCAGGTCGCGCTCATCCGTGAGCAGGTCGGCACCAAGCGCGCCATCTGCGCCCTGTCCGGCGGGGTGGACTCCGCGGTCGCCGCGGCCCTCGTGCAGAAGGCCATCGGCTCCCAGCTGACCTGCGTCTACGTCGACCACGGGCTGATGCGCAAGGGCGAGACCGAGCAGGTCGAGAAGGACTTCGTCGCCGCCACGGGCGTCAAGCTCAAGGTCGTCGACGCCGAGAAGCGCTTCCTCGACGCGCTCGCCGGGGTCTCCGACCCGGAGCAGAAGCGGAAGATCATCGGCCGCGAGTTCATCCGCGTCTTCGAGCAGGCCCAGGCCGAGCTCATCGCCGAGGCCGGCGCGGCGGGCGAGGACGTCGCCTTCCTCGTCCAGGGCACCCTCTACCCGGATGTCGTCGAGTCCGGCGGCGGCACCGGCACCGCCAACATCAAGTCCCACCACAATGTGGGCGGCCTCCCCGACGACATCGAGTTCCAGCTCGTCGAGCCGCTGCGCCAGCTGTTCAAGGACGAGGTCCGGATGGTCGGCCAGGAGCTCGGCCTGCCCGAGGAGATCGTCCAGCGCCAGCCGTTCCCCGGCCCGGGGCTCGGCATCCGCATCGTCGGCGAGGTCACCAAGGACCGGCTCGACCTGCTGCGCGAGGCCGACGCCATCGCCCGCGAGGAGCTGACCGCGGCCGGCCTGGACCGCGACATCTGGCAGTGCCCGGTGGTCCTCCTGGCCGACGTCCGCTCGGTCGGCGTCCAGGGCGACGGCCGTACCTACGGTCACCCCATCGTGCTGCGCCCGGTCTCCTCCGAGGACGCCATGACGGCCGACTGGTCGCGCCTGCCGTACGAGACACTGGCGAAGATCTCCACCCGCATCACCAACGAGGTCGCCGACGTCAACCGCGTCGTCCTCGATGTGACGAGCAAGCCGCCGGGCACCATCGAGTGGGAGTAG
- a CDS encoding cyclopropane-fatty-acyl-phospholipid synthase family protein, translating into MSAEEIRPLISAPHNHRLTWNTPLSEEHAAQLIAACAPEPGARIADFGAGWGELLMRLVESAPGSTGDAVETDPDAVARGRRLADGRGLAERVRFHGVPAAEWAGGDYDLAVSIGSSHAWPGSTAQALKALRAAVRPGGRVLFGDGIWLREPTPAALDGIGAEPGDFGSLLELIRLAESTGLRPLQVTVADEREWDVFESNGPIGRGQRWALENPGHPLYDEVMAEVDARRTGYYGGYRSQFSLAYLVLSA; encoded by the coding sequence ATGTCCGCCGAAGAGATCCGCCCGCTCATCTCCGCCCCGCACAACCACCGTCTGACCTGGAACACCCCGCTCTCCGAGGAACACGCGGCCCAGCTGATCGCGGCCTGCGCGCCGGAGCCCGGGGCGCGGATCGCCGACTTCGGCGCCGGCTGGGGCGAGCTGCTGATGCGCCTGGTGGAGTCGGCGCCCGGGTCCACCGGGGACGCCGTCGAGACCGACCCGGACGCCGTGGCGCGCGGGCGCCGGCTGGCCGACGGGCGGGGCCTCGCGGAGCGCGTGCGGTTCCACGGCGTACCCGCCGCCGAATGGGCCGGGGGAGACTACGACCTCGCCGTCTCCATCGGCTCGTCCCACGCCTGGCCCGGCTCGACGGCACAGGCGCTGAAGGCCCTGCGGGCGGCCGTGCGCCCCGGCGGGCGGGTGCTGTTCGGCGACGGGATCTGGCTGCGCGAGCCGACCCCGGCCGCGCTCGACGGGATCGGGGCCGAGCCGGGCGACTTCGGTTCGCTGCTCGAACTGATCCGGCTGGCGGAGAGCACCGGGCTGCGCCCCCTCCAGGTCACCGTCGCCGACGAGCGCGAATGGGATGTCTTCGAGTCCAACGGCCCGATCGGGCGGGGCCAGCGCTGGGCACTGGAGAACCCGGGGCACCCCCTGTACGACGAGGTGATGGCCGAGGTCGACGCCCGCCGCACCGGCTACTACGGCGGCTACCGCTCGCAGTTCAGCCTCGCCTACCTCGTCCTCAGCGCCTGA
- a CDS encoding class II aldolase/adducin family protein — MSEPTALPSAAPEPIPVEQLRFAMPPVHASPGEERAYRRERLAGALRLFGQQGYEDGVSGHITARDPELTDCFWVNPFGAPFEDIAPQDLILVNGDGQVVQGRFHVNQAAFAVHAQVHRARPDVVAVAHTHSPHGRALSALGELIEPITQESCAFYEDHALYDTYTGVVVDEDEGRRIAAALGPRKAVVLRNHGLLTVGDSVDAAAWWFLTMERSCQVQLMARAAGKPVLIQHRDAVTTREQLGSDLVAWINYQPLWQRISRTF; from the coding sequence ATGTCCGAGCCCACCGCCCTGCCGTCCGCCGCACCCGAGCCGATACCCGTCGAGCAGTTGCGGTTCGCGATGCCGCCCGTGCACGCGTCGCCGGGCGAGGAGCGCGCGTACCGCCGGGAGCGGCTGGCGGGGGCGCTGCGGCTCTTCGGGCAGCAGGGGTACGAGGACGGCGTCTCCGGGCACATCACCGCCCGGGACCCGGAGCTCACGGACTGCTTCTGGGTCAATCCGTTCGGGGCGCCCTTCGAGGACATCGCCCCGCAGGACCTGATCCTGGTCAACGGGGACGGGCAGGTCGTGCAGGGCCGGTTCCACGTCAACCAGGCGGCCTTCGCCGTACACGCGCAGGTGCACCGGGCCCGCCCGGACGTCGTGGCCGTCGCGCACACCCACTCCCCGCACGGGCGGGCCCTGTCCGCGCTGGGCGAGCTGATCGAGCCGATCACCCAGGAATCCTGTGCCTTCTACGAGGACCACGCCCTGTACGACACGTACACCGGGGTCGTCGTGGACGAGGACGAGGGGCGCCGCATCGCCGCCGCGCTCGGCCCCCGCAAGGCGGTCGTCCTGCGCAACCACGGGCTGCTGACCGTCGGGGACTCGGTGGACGCGGCGGCCTGGTGGTTCCTCACGATGGAACGCTCCTGCCAGGTGCAGCTGATGGCGCGGGCCGCCGGGAAGCCCGTCCTGATCCAGCACCGGGACGCGGTCACCACCCGCGAACAGCTCGGCAGCGACCTGGTGGCGTGGATCAATTACCAGCCACTGTGGCAGCGGATCAGTCGCACATTCTGA
- a CDS encoding DoxX family protein, whose product MRGYGGNTYLLNEPRPLRERAREYALLPLRVFLGVTFVYAGLDKLTDSSFMSADGAGSIGEMMRAVRDSAAIPGLVDLALKSPEGFGYAIAIGELAVGLGTLIGLWARLAALGGALISLSLWLTVSWQTTPYYYGNDLIYLMAWLPLVLAGASVLSADSFRASLRRRNM is encoded by the coding sequence ATGCGTGGCTACGGCGGCAATACGTACCTTCTGAACGAGCCGAGGCCTCTGCGCGAGCGGGCACGGGAATACGCCCTGCTGCCGCTGCGGGTCTTCCTCGGCGTCACCTTCGTCTACGCGGGGCTCGACAAGCTGACGGACAGCTCGTTCATGTCCGCCGACGGCGCCGGGTCCATCGGCGAGATGATGCGCGCGGTGCGCGACTCCGCCGCGATCCCGGGCCTGGTCGACCTGGCGCTGAAGAGCCCCGAGGGCTTCGGCTACGCCATCGCGATCGGTGAACTGGCCGTCGGCCTCGGCACCCTCATCGGTCTCTGGGCCCGGCTCGCCGCGCTGGGCGGCGCGCTGATCTCGCTGAGCCTGTGGCTGACCGTGAGCTGGCAGACCACCCCGTACTACTACGGCAACGACCTGATCTATCTGATGGCCTGGCTGCCGCTCGTGCTCGCCGGTGCCTCCGTCCTCTCCGCGGACAGCTTCCGGGCGTCCCTGCGCCGCCGGAACATGTAG